In Coraliomargarita sinensis, the genomic stretch AAGTATACGCGGCCTTAAGAAACACTTCGGGGATAAGAAAGTGCTGGATGGGCTGGATCTGGATGTTCGGGAAGCTTCGGTCACCACGGTGATCGGGAAAAGCGGTATCGGTAAATCGGTCCTCTTGAAATGTATCGCTCATTTGCTGGAGCCGGACGGTGGCACGATCGAGCTTAACGGCAAGCCGATCAGTAAGGCCCACCGCCCCGGCCAGGATGGGTCCTTGTTCTTCAGCTACATGTTTCAGAACAATGCGCTCTTCGATTCCCTGAGTGCTTTCGATAATATCGCACTGCCGCTGCGTGAATCGACGGGCCTTTCCAATAAGGCGATACGGGAGCGGGTTGACCGTATGCTGGAACAGGTGGAACTGACTGAAGCATCGGACCGCTACCCCGGCGAATTGTCCGGTGGCATGAAGAAGCGGGTTGCTTTGGCGCGCGCCCTGATTACGAACCCGCAGGTGGTTCTCTTTGACG encodes the following:
- a CDS encoding ABC transporter ATP-binding protein, whose amino-acid sequence is MDANLSIRGLKKHFGDKKVLDGLDLDVREASVTTVIGKSGIGKSVLLKCIAHLLEPDGGTIELNGKPISKAHRPGQDGSLFFSYMFQNNALFDSLSAFDNIALPLRESTGLSNKAIRERVDRMLEQVELTEASDRYPGELSGGMKKRVALARALITNPQVVLFDEPTTGLDPERKYTVFEMIADYRERFGFTALLVSHDIPEVFGISDQVAWLDEGVIKFYGPPNELDDEAESALAGFLNKANHGKSIR